One genomic segment of Ricinus communis isolate WT05 ecotype wild-type chromosome 3, ASM1957865v1, whole genome shotgun sequence includes these proteins:
- the LOC107260949 gene encoding ATP synthase subunit b', chloroplastic, producing MAAAVIMASSKPLISLSSGLPTKPKLQISQLAHLTKLPKINKTQLASLSSSTLKSISLLAATSFTFAPPSLAAEIEKAALFDFNLTLPIMMAQFLILMVALDKIYFSPLGKFMDERDAAIKEKLSSVKDTSSEVKQLEEQAAAVMRAARAEIAAALSKMKKETQTELEERLAAEKKKIEAELQEALGNLEKQKEETIKSLDSQIAALSDEIVKKVLPAQ from the coding sequence ATGGCCGCCGCCGTGATCATGGCCTCCTCAAAACCTCTCATCTCACTCTCTTCTGGGCTCCCAACCAAACCCAAACTCCAAATCTCCCAGCTTGCTCACCTCACAAAACTGCCCAAAATCAACAAAACCCAATTGGCATCTCTCTCATCCTCAACTCTCAAATCAATCTCTCTCCTTGCAGCCACCTCATTCACCTTTGCACCGCCATCTTTAGCAGCGGAGATAGAAAAAGCTGCACTGTTTGACTTCAACTTAACACTCCCAATAATGATGGCACAGTTCTTGATCCTCATGGTAGCTCTTGACAAGATTTACTTCTCTCCACTTGGTAAATTCATGGATGAGAGAGATGCTGCTATTAAAGAAAAGCTAAGCAGTGTTAAAGACACTTCATCTGAGGTGAAGCAGCTGGAAGAGCAAGCTGCAGCAGTTATGAGGGCTGCTAGGGCGGAGATAGCGGCGGCGCTTAGCAAGATGAAGAAAGAGACTCAAACTGAGTTGGAGGAAAGACTTGCTgctgaaaagaagaaaatagaagcTGAATTGCAAGAGGCATTAGGGAACTTGGAGAAACAGAAGGAAGAAACTATCAAGTCACTTGATTCTCAGATTGCTGCCCTTAGCGACGAGATTGTCAAGAAGGTTCTTCCTGCCCAATAA
- the LOC8259439 gene encoding uncharacterized protein LOC8259439 → MSLVDMRIDMDDYLPKVSVGHHRRSSSLPLSPFTIVDGGYSRRSSVSYSMLPEEPLKLSILKLDGSCFDVEVMKSATVAELRQAIEAVFSHMPRKGPGKISWPHVWSHFCLMFEGQKLVRETDYIGYYGIRDGDQLQFIRHISTSYSIRKKRSMKRISASEQHRNSLSSPYIYEEKEHDGTEDDSYDVENGVYNDNNDIDNIFKHKESRWAGFIQRLFPYSRLPTSERSSKGTSSPSRSACGVLGNFRKMIQFCGDSHYS, encoded by the exons ATGAGTCTTGTCGATATGAGAATCGACATGGATGATTATTTGCCTAAGGTTTCCGTTGGCCACCACCGGCGCTCGAGTTCTTTGCCTTTGTCCCCATTTACCATAGTCGACGGAGGTTATTCTCGGAGAAGTAGCGTTTCTTATTCTATGCTACCTGAGGAACCTCTCAAGCTCTCTATTCTTAAATTGGATGGCTCGTGTTTCg ATGTTGAAGTTATGAAGTCAGCTACGGTGGCAGAACTTAGACAGGCCATTGAGGCTGTCTTTAGTCATATGCCTCGAAAAGGACCAGGCAAGATCTCATG GCCGCATGTGTGGAGTCATTTCTGCTTGATGTTTGAAGGTCAGAAGCTAGTTAGAGAAACTGACTACATTGGGTACTATGGCATCAGGGATGGTGATCAG CTTCAATTTATCCGGCACATCTCAACCAGTTATAGCATCAGGAAGAAGAGATCAATGAAACGGATTTCTGCTTCAGAACAACACAGAAA CTCTCTATCAAGTCCATATATCTATGAAGAGAAAGAACACGATGGCACGGAAGATGATAGTTATGATGTTGAGAACGGGGTGTACAATGATAACAATGACATAGATAAcatatttaaacacaaggaGTCAAGGTGGGCTGGCTTCATACAACGGTTATTCCCCTACTCTAGACTGCCAACGTCAGAAAGAAGTTCGAAGGGTACTTCTTCCCCATCTAGATCCGCCTGTGGTGTCCTGGGCAATTTTAGAAAGATGATTCAGTTTTGTGGTGATAGTCATTACTCTTAA